In one window of Synechococcus sp. M16CYN DNA:
- the nuoH gene encoding NADH-quinone oxidoreductase subunit NuoH — protein sequence MVSPGLDLELSFSQAMQGFGFSPEVARLLWLPLPMLLVLVAAVIGVLVSVWLERKISASVQQRIGPEYAGALGVLQPLADGLKLLVKEDIIPARADSILFTLGPILVVVPVIVSWLIVPFGQNLLISNIGVGIFLWIAFSSIQPIGLLMSGYASNNKYSLLGGLRAAAQSISYEIPLALAVLAIVMMSNSLSTVDIVGQQTGAGILSWNIWRQPVGFLIFWVCALAECERLPFDLPEAEEELVAGYQTEYAGMKFALFYLAGYINLVLSAVLVSVLYLGGWGCPIPVEWFAGWLHQPINAPTVQVITGSVGIVMTILKSYLLVFVAILLRWTTPRVRIDQLLDLGWKFLLPLALVNLLVTAALKLAFPVAFGG from the coding sequence ATGGTAAGCCCGGGATTGGACCTGGAACTAAGTTTTAGCCAGGCAATGCAGGGGTTTGGCTTCTCTCCTGAGGTTGCCCGGTTGCTCTGGCTTCCTTTGCCGATGCTGCTCGTCCTCGTGGCGGCAGTAATTGGTGTGCTGGTGTCAGTTTGGTTGGAAAGGAAGATCTCGGCATCCGTTCAACAGCGAATCGGTCCCGAATATGCTGGTGCCCTCGGCGTTCTTCAGCCTTTGGCCGACGGTCTTAAGCTGTTAGTCAAGGAAGACATCATTCCTGCACGTGCCGACAGTATTCTGTTCACCCTTGGCCCTATCCTTGTGGTGGTGCCAGTAATTGTTTCTTGGTTGATCGTCCCTTTTGGCCAGAACCTGCTGATTAGTAACATTGGGGTTGGCATCTTCCTCTGGATCGCATTTAGCAGCATTCAGCCAATCGGATTATTAATGAGTGGGTATGCCTCTAACAACAAATATTCATTATTAGGGGGCTTACGCGCTGCAGCGCAGTCGATTAGTTATGAGATTCCACTAGCATTAGCAGTGCTGGCGATCGTGATGATGAGTAACTCTCTCAGCACAGTTGACATTGTTGGCCAGCAGACTGGAGCTGGGATCCTCAGTTGGAACATTTGGCGCCAACCCGTCGGGTTTCTAATTTTCTGGGTTTGTGCCTTGGCCGAGTGTGAGCGCCTTCCCTTCGATCTTCCGGAAGCGGAGGAGGAACTCGTAGCAGGCTATCAGACCGAATATGCCGGGATGAAATTTGCCCTTTTTTACCTGGCGGGGTACATCAATTTGGTGCTCTCAGCTGTTTTGGTATCAGTGCTGTACTTAGGTGGTTGGGGTTGCCCGATTCCAGTGGAGTGGTTTGCTGGATGGCTGCATCAACCAATTAATGCACCTACGGTACAGGTGATCACGGGGTCTGTCGGCATTGTGATGACCATCCTGAAGTCTTATTTACTGGTCTTTGTTGCAATCTTGTTGCGTTGGACCACACCGCGCGTTCGCATTGATCAATTACTTGATTTGGGTTGGAAGTTCTTGCTTCCCCTGGCCCTTGTAAATCTTTTGGTCACTGCTGCTCTCAAGTTGGCATTTCCTGTGGCATTTGGCGGCTGA
- a CDS encoding citrate synthase produces the protein MAQQQNGDLRHARTGIELRPGLDGVPATKSAICDIDGEQGLLTYRGYPMEDLAVNSSFLETAYLLIWGELPTHEQLHEFEHEVQMHRRMSFRVRDMMKCFPASGHPMDALQSSAASLGLFYSRRAIDDPGYIYKAVVRLIAKIPTMVAAFQLIRKGQDPIQPRDDLAYSANFLYMLTEREPDPRAARIFDRCLMLHAEHSLNASTFSARVTASTLTDPYAVIASAVGTLAGPLHGGANEDVLAMLEEVGSPDNAGAFLDEAITAKRKIMGFGHREYKVKDPRAVILQSLVEEMFNDFGHSELYDVARAIEREAMFRLGPKGIYPNVDFYSGLVYRKLGIPRDLFTPVFAIARVAGWLAHWREQLGANRIFRPSQIYSGAQPRSWTPINERAASSAV, from the coding sequence TTGGCTCAGCAGCAGAATGGCGACCTACGCCATGCGCGGACTGGAATCGAATTGCGGCCTGGCTTAGATGGTGTACCCGCCACCAAGTCTGCGATTTGCGATATCGATGGGGAGCAAGGGCTTCTTACCTATCGCGGCTATCCCATGGAGGATCTAGCAGTTAACAGCAGTTTTTTGGAGACGGCGTATTTGTTGATCTGGGGTGAGTTGCCTACTCATGAGCAGCTTCATGAGTTCGAGCATGAGGTACAAATGCATCGCAGGATGAGTTTTCGGGTGCGGGACATGATGAAATGCTTCCCGGCCAGTGGTCACCCGATGGATGCATTGCAGTCCAGTGCTGCATCCCTTGGTTTATTTTATTCACGACGTGCCATTGACGATCCCGGCTATATCTACAAAGCTGTGGTGCGCTTGATTGCCAAAATCCCAACGATGGTGGCGGCCTTCCAATTAATTCGCAAAGGCCAAGATCCGATTCAGCCTCGAGATGATTTGGCGTACTCAGCTAATTTTCTTTATATGCTCACCGAGCGTGAGCCTGATCCGCGAGCCGCACGAATTTTCGACCGCTGTTTGATGCTTCATGCCGAGCACAGTCTCAACGCAAGCACGTTTAGTGCTCGAGTGACCGCAAGTACTCTCACCGATCCCTATGCTGTTATCGCTTCTGCGGTGGGAACTCTGGCTGGTCCCCTACACGGTGGAGCAAATGAAGATGTGTTGGCCATGCTTGAAGAGGTTGGTAGCCCAGATAATGCCGGTGCTTTCCTTGATGAGGCAATAACCGCTAAACGCAAGATCATGGGCTTTGGCCATCGGGAATACAAGGTGAAAGATCCGCGAGCTGTCATTCTTCAGTCGCTTGTTGAAGAGATGTTTAACGACTTCGGTCATAGCGAGCTTTATGACGTCGCCAGGGCTATAGAACGAGAGGCTATGTTTCGTCTGGGCCCTAAAGGTATTTATCCCAACGTGGATTTCTACTCTGGTTTGGTCTATAGGAAACTCGGTATTCCTCGTGATCTCTTCACCCCTGTTTTTGCGATTGCCCGCGTGGCTGGATGGCTTGCCCACTGGCGGGAACAGCTGGGTGCCAACCGCATTTTTCGTCCATCTCAGATTTATTCCGGTGCGCAGCCGCGATCGTGGACCCCGATAAACGAACGGGCTGCGTCTTCAGCCGTTTAA